The sequence TATTTCTTTTTCCAAAACCTCCCGGGCATTTAACAGATTTACCTTTTCATCTATAAGCCTGTATTTGATATCCACAAGTTTATAGCCTTTTTTGGCCAATCCTTCATAAAGCTGAATATAGTTTTCTTTGATATAATCTATGATTTCATTTTTTTCAAGCCTAAAATTGAGGCTGACATTCTTTTTGTTTACACTGATAAGAGAGTCCACTTGTCCCAAATTTTCCGTATCCAATGACAAAAACACAGTGGCATTTTGCGGATCAATTCTTTTTCTTCCGTTGTTTCTTTTCAATATATAAAGCTCACCGTTAGTATTCTTGTCAAATATTTTCAGAGGTATCTGAAAATATACGGTATGTTTGTTTAACTCATTTAAAAAATTTATATCGCTCTTAATGTTGTCAACTTTGTTTAAAATCTCTTGTTTACCTGGGATGTCGGTCTCTTCTAAAACTTTGCGGACTATTTCAAGCTTTTTATAAATATCTCTGTAAAATTCCTTTACATTAATATCTCTGCCTTCAACTTCCTCATTAATTTTTGCAAACATCTTTTCAAAGGATTTTTTTATAACTTGAGCCACATTATTAGTTTCAGAACGGCCTTTGCCGGCGCTTCTGCTTCCTTGTGAAGCCAGAATCACATTTAAAAAGTCCGCAAGCTCTTTTTCAGATTTCTCTATGTTTTCTTTGTAATTAACAAAATCAGCAGTTTTTTTCTTTAATTGTAATATCTCATTTCCCTCTATGTCAACATTTTTCACTGTTTTATCCAAATTTTCTGTACCTATATTGCCATTTCGGGACAATTCAGGCTTACGGCTCCAATGCTCCTTTTCACTTTTTTGAGCCACATTCCCTTCAATATGCCAATTCTTTTGGCTGTTATAAATTTTTCCGTTTTCATAATGAATAGGGGAAGTGCTGACATCAGAAGTTTCTCCGCTCTTTTGAAAAGGATAATCCATGGCATTAAGCTTTTTTAAGATGGCAAAAGCCACATCTTTATCCTGAATCTCTGCAAGACTTGAAGCCAGATCTAAAAGCTCAGAACTCAATCTCACTCTGCCCTCGACAAATCTATTTAGACTTGTTATACTTTTTTCTTCGGGAATAATATTGTTTGAAACAAGATAGGCTGCTTTTGCAATGCCAAGGTTTTTAAACCTAAGCACCGCATCAACAACTTTGGTAATGTTTTCAGCATTAAGCTGAGTTCCATTGGCACGAAGTTCAGCCGCCGTCTCCATATTTCTTCTGTCAGGCTTTATGCCAAGCTGTGCAAGCTTGTTTTTAATTTCGTCCTCAACATTGGGCTGAGCGGCATTTTGAACGCCATCCTTCATGATTTCCAAAAACAATTGATTGTTCACTTTGTTTTTTACAATAAAATCAAGCAACTCTCCCTTTTTGGCATCTATGGGAGTCATAGTACCGGCATTTATCAATGTTCCGTCAAACAGCTTTAGGAGCAGCTCATTTGCAGTAATGTCAACTACCCTTGCTCTCAAGGTATCTCCCGTATCAAGCCGCGAAAGTATGTCCAAAGCTCCGGTCTGTTGAATTAATACATTTTCCGAGCTTTCTATTCTCACTTTTCTTCCTCCTAAAGCATTTTGTGAAAAGCCTGGCCTATACTATGAAGTTCTTTGTAAAGCTTACTCTATGTATCGGACAAATACCGTATTTCTTAATAGCTTCTATATGTTCGCCGGTACCGTAACCTTTATGCCTGGCAAATCCATACATTGGGTATTTTTTATCCATTTCTCTTAGTATACGGTCCCTTGTAACCTTTGCTATAATTGACGCCGCCGCAATGGACACGCTTTTTGCATCGCCTTTTACTATGGAATTTTGTTCAATATTTATATCGTCAAGTTTTAAAGAATCAATAAAAAGAATGTCCGGGACAGGCTTTAGATTGCCAACAGCCAGTTTCATTGCTTTTTTCGTGGCATTCAGAATATTTATTTCATCAATTTGCTTTTCATCCACAATCCCTATGCCCACTCCGATCGCTTTATCATTAATTACGTCAAAAAGCTTTTCCCTTTGATTCTCAGTTAGCTTTTTTGAATCATTAAGGCCTTCTATGAAAACATCCTGGGGAAGGATAACCGCAGCAGCTACAACGGGACCTGCAAGTGGGCCGCGCCCCGCCTCATCAATCCCGGCAATCAATTTGTAGCCTCTCTGATAAGCCTCTTTTTCATATATGCACATTTCCAGGTATCTATTCAGTTCTTTTTCATATTTAAGTTTTTTCTTTTCATACTTTTCTATGATTTTGTCAACCCTGTCTCCAAACTCAGCCTTAAGGCAATAAAGCTTTTCCAAAGCCTTATCCAGGTCCAAACCTTCCACGGACTTCTCAATTTGTTTGACAGTCATATTTCCCATCTTCTTCTGCACCATCACTTTCCGGCAATATCATAAAACATATCTTAAAACATATATCAAAACATATATCAAAGCGTCACAATCCGAGATTTTCGCCCACAAGAATTACTTTAATCCTTCCGGGAACAATGCTGCTGTGCATTTCAACAATCTGAGCGCAAATACTTGACGGGTTATTCTTATTGCAATCAAAACAGCATCCCGTTTTGGTGCAGGGAAGCTCCAGACCCAAACGCAGTGCGTTATTCGGGGCTGCATAAGTATGTGCCCGTTTTCTTGCACTCTCAAGGTCCCTGCATATTTTGTTCATACCGACGACAAGTATTACCGTTTTAGGTCCAAAT comes from Acetivibrio thermocellus ATCC 27405 and encodes:
- the fliK gene encoding flagellar hook-length control protein FliK; the encoded protein is MRIESSENVLIQQTGALDILSRLDTGDTLRARVVDITANELLLKLFDGTLINAGTMTPIDAKKGELLDFIVKNKVNNQLFLEIMKDGVQNAAQPNVEDEIKNKLAQLGIKPDRRNMETAAELRANGTQLNAENITKVVDAVLRFKNLGIAKAAYLVSNNIIPEEKSITSLNRFVEGRVRLSSELLDLASSLAEIQDKDVAFAILKKLNAMDYPFQKSGETSDVSTSPIHYENGKIYNSQKNWHIEGNVAQKSEKEHWSRKPELSRNGNIGTENLDKTVKNVDIEGNEILQLKKKTADFVNYKENIEKSEKELADFLNVILASQGSRSAGKGRSETNNVAQVIKKSFEKMFAKINEEVEGRDINVKEFYRDIYKKLEIVRKVLEETDIPGKQEILNKVDNIKSDINFLNELNKHTVYFQIPLKIFDKNTNGELYILKRNNGRKRIDPQNATVFLSLDTENLGQVDSLISVNKKNVSLNFRLEKNEIIDYIKENYIQLYEGLAKKGYKLVDIKYRLIDEKVNLLNAREVLEKEIERTRNRGFDCKI
- a CDS encoding ribonuclease HII, producing MVQKKMGNMTVKQIEKSVEGLDLDKALEKLYCLKAEFGDRVDKIIEKYEKKKLKYEKELNRYLEMCIYEKEAYQRGYKLIAGIDEAGRGPLAGPVVAAAVILPQDVFIEGLNDSKKLTENQREKLFDVINDKAIGVGIGIVDEKQIDEINILNATKKAMKLAVGNLKPVPDILFIDSLKLDDINIEQNSIVKGDAKSVSIAAASIIAKVTRDRILREMDKKYPMYGFARHKGYGTGEHIEAIKKYGICPIHRVSFTKNFIV